The proteins below come from a single Streptomyces sp. B3I8 genomic window:
- a CDS encoding RNA polymerase sigma factor SigF, whose amino-acid sequence MTAVATHAAAPTTHTRTTPDTVADPRNVSPKDARELSRHFFARLSALEEGTPEFSYVRNTLIEMNLSLVRYAASRFRSRGADEMEDIVQVGTIGLIKAIDRFELTREVEFTSFAVPYIVGEIKRFFRDTSWAVHVPRRLQEARVELARATEELSRRTGRQPTVRELSALMSLPEEEVIEARKASNGYRSASLDASLSGDGGVDGETALADFIGVEERGLELVEDLHSLAPLVAALPERDRTILHLRFVEELTQAQIGERLGISQMHVSRLLNRIVTGLREGLLGAG is encoded by the coding sequence ATGACCGCCGTGGCCACCCACGCCGCAGCTCCCACGACGCACACGCGGACGACCCCGGACACCGTCGCCGATCCCCGGAACGTCAGCCCCAAGGACGCGCGGGAGCTGTCCCGGCACTTCTTCGCCCGGCTGTCCGCGCTGGAGGAGGGCACGCCCGAGTTCAGTTACGTCCGCAACACGCTGATCGAGATGAACCTCTCGCTCGTCCGGTACGCGGCCTCGCGGTTCCGCAGCCGGGGCGCGGACGAGATGGAGGACATCGTCCAGGTCGGCACGATCGGCCTCATCAAGGCGATCGACCGCTTCGAGCTGACGCGTGAGGTGGAGTTCACCTCCTTCGCCGTGCCGTACATCGTGGGCGAGATCAAGAGGTTCTTCCGCGACACGAGCTGGGCCGTGCACGTGCCGCGCCGGCTCCAGGAGGCGCGGGTCGAACTGGCGCGGGCCACGGAGGAGTTGAGCCGCCGCACCGGCAGGCAGCCGACGGTGCGGGAGCTGTCCGCGCTGATGTCGCTGCCGGAGGAGGAGGTCATCGAGGCCCGCAAGGCGTCGAACGGCTACCGCAGCGCGTCGCTGGACGCGTCGCTGAGCGGGGACGGCGGAGTCGACGGCGAGACCGCGCTCGCGGACTTCATCGGCGTCGAGGAGCGCGGCCTGGAGCTGGTCGAGGACCTGCACTCACTGGCCCCGCTGGTCGCCGCCCTCCCGGAGCGCGACCGCACGATCCTGCATCTGCGCTTCGTCGAGGAGCTCACCCAGGCCCAGATCGGTGAGCGGCTCGGCATCTCCCAGATGCACGTCTCCCGCCTCCTGAACCGCATCGTCACCGGCCTCAGGGAAGGCCTGCTGGGTGCCGGCTGA
- a CDS encoding CsbD family protein, which translates to MADDQKAKSKGEQAKGKLKETAGRAVGNERMEAEGRAEQAKGDARQAKEKAKDVFKH; encoded by the coding sequence ATGGCGGACGACCAGAAGGCCAAGAGCAAGGGCGAGCAGGCCAAGGGCAAGCTCAAGGAGACCGCGGGCCGCGCCGTCGGGAACGAGCGGATGGAGGCCGAGGGGCGCGCCGAGCAGGCGAAGGGCGACGCACGGCAGGCCAAGGAGAAGGCGAAGGACGTGTTCAAGCACTGA
- a CDS encoding acyl carrier protein produces the protein MATGETGFSDVVFDLISVQYHSLKAGHDYGQYVRDAENADKKDIADFFRSVMEQDSERAAQCHRFLGELRGPEDAQPVKG, from the coding sequence ATGGCCACCGGAGAGACCGGCTTCAGCGACGTCGTCTTCGACCTCATCTCGGTGCAGTACCACTCGCTGAAGGCCGGGCACGACTACGGGCAGTACGTACGCGACGCGGAGAACGCGGACAAGAAGGACATCGCCGACTTCTTCCGCTCCGTGATGGAGCAGGACTCCGAGCGCGCCGCCCAGTGCCACCGCTTCCTCGGCGAGCTGCGGGGCCCCGAGGACGCGCAGCCCGTGAAGGGCTGA
- a CDS encoding STAS domain-containing protein — translation MSTEQAPLSIDVALPREDAALVIVKGFLDVDTATELHHHLANQVHHGRCHLLLDLSAVPFMDSSGINIILKAYKETRQVGGTVRLVDPAPAVQRILDLTGVSLTVPSTKTVEEALAALDEATAGGTAPADGTTSGDSSSGG, via the coding sequence GTGTCGACTGAACAAGCCCCCCTTTCCATCGACGTGGCTCTGCCCCGGGAGGATGCCGCACTGGTCATCGTGAAGGGATTCCTCGACGTCGACACGGCGACCGAGTTGCACCATCACCTGGCCAACCAGGTCCATCACGGCCGGTGTCATCTGCTGCTGGACCTGTCCGCCGTGCCGTTCATGGACTCCTCCGGCATCAACATCATTCTCAAGGCGTACAAGGAGACGCGTCAGGTGGGCGGCACCGTGCGCCTGGTGGACCCGGCCCCCGCCGTCCAGCGCATCCTGGACCTGACCGGGGTGAGTCTGACCGTCCCGTCCACCAAGACCGTGGAGGAGGCGCTCGCCGCGCTGGACGAGGCGACGGCCGGCGGCACGGCACCGGCCGACGGTACGACGTCCGGCGACTCGTCGTCCGGCGGCTGA
- a CDS encoding ATP-binding protein codes for MATGPRSNDRLSTDMVDNLTATFEGELHNVTDARFAAEDFLRALADVSPPASPECWNDILLVVNELAANAVQYAPGPFELRMRPTFDGVHVTLHDTNPVPPAPRPFHPSTGGGGIGWHLVHTLCHQVSVVPQADGNGKDVHVFLPW; via the coding sequence ATGGCAACCGGGCCGCGTTCGAACGACAGGCTTTCCACAGACATGGTCGACAACCTCACCGCCACTTTCGAGGGCGAGCTGCACAACGTGACGGACGCGCGCTTCGCCGCGGAGGACTTCCTGCGGGCGCTGGCGGACGTCTCCCCGCCGGCGAGTCCGGAGTGCTGGAACGACATCCTGCTGGTGGTCAACGAACTGGCCGCCAACGCCGTCCAGTACGCGCCCGGCCCCTTCGAGCTGCGGATGCGCCCCACCTTCGACGGGGTCCATGTCACGCTCCACGACACCAACCCGGTCCCGCCCGCCCCGCGCCCGTTCCATCCGAGCACGGGCGGCGGCGGCATCGGCTGGCACCTGGTGCACACCCTGTGCCACCAGGTGAGCGTGGTGCCCCAGGCGGACGGCAACGGCAAGGACGTGCACGTCTTCCTGCCGTGGTGA
- a CDS encoding PRC-barrel domain containing protein — MTIDRPWAYAPDSGHAEGQVLTGYTVAATDGTIGHVDRQVERDGMRHLIVDTGVWVFGKSMLIPAGLVTAIDTEARRVSLACTKDEVKAAPVFRTDSETLEPDYLSRVDAYYRGLPAPSAE, encoded by the coding sequence ATGACCATCGACAGACCATGGGCGTACGCACCGGACAGCGGCCACGCGGAGGGACAGGTGCTCACGGGGTACACCGTCGCCGCGACCGACGGGACCATCGGGCATGTGGACCGGCAGGTGGAGCGGGACGGCATGCGGCACCTGATCGTGGACACCGGGGTGTGGGTGTTCGGCAAGAGCATGCTGATACCCGCCGGACTGGTCACCGCCATCGACACCGAGGCCCGGCGGGTGAGCCTGGCCTGCACCAAGGACGAGGTGAAGGCCGCCCCCGTGTTCCGCACGGACAGCGAAACCCTCGAACCCGACTACCTGAGCCGCGTCGACGCGTACTACCGGGGGCTGCCGGCCCCGTCCGCGGAGTAG
- a CDS encoding DUF5133 domain-containing protein: MTTPTPTRLRELLARYATVRIALAERDTQELRRALREVTRHLCAETGTKGIREALEAADAALSEACCARRTARLARETRLAA; this comes from the coding sequence GTGACGACGCCCACCCCCACGCGCCTGCGTGAACTCCTCGCCCGCTACGCGACCGTGCGCATCGCACTCGCCGAGCGGGACACCCAGGAACTGAGAAGAGCCCTGCGGGAGGTCACCCGCCACCTGTGCGCGGAGACCGGCACCAAGGGGATACGCGAGGCGCTCGAGGCCGCCGACGCGGCACTGTCCGAGGCCTGCTGCGCCCGGCGCACGGCACGCCTCGCCCGCGAGACCCGACTGGCGGCCTGA
- a CDS encoding ATP-binding protein, with the protein MVIPLRQHLSRGTGPGARAARLRRVTWEAGSVTAAQAREAALAFLTEVDDGHSPLPDRTREDVELVVSELVTNALRHAPGACGLQVEMPPDGHAVRVAVWDTSADTPVTQPRNGGRIGGHGLEIVRAVSRAMTVASRTAGRGKEVTAEIEIPRAAGPRSAP; encoded by the coding sequence ATGGTCATTCCGCTGAGGCAGCACCTGTCGAGGGGAACCGGCCCGGGCGCGCGAGCGGCACGGCTGCGACGCGTCACCTGGGAGGCCGGTTCGGTGACCGCCGCCCAGGCCCGGGAGGCCGCCCTCGCCTTCCTGACCGAGGTCGACGACGGGCACTCACCCCTGCCGGACCGCACACGCGAAGACGTCGAACTCGTCGTGAGCGAGCTGGTCACCAACGCCCTCCGGCACGCGCCGGGCGCCTGCGGACTGCAGGTGGAGATGCCCCCGGACGGCCACGCGGTACGCGTCGCCGTCTGGGACACCTCGGCCGACACACCTGTGACCCAGCCGCGCAACGGCGGCCGGATCGGAGGGCACGGACTGGAGATCGTCCGGGCGGTCAGCCGGGCGATGACCGTCGCGTCACGGACGGCGGGCCGGGGCAAGGAGGTCACCGCGGAGATCGAGATCCCGCGCGCCGCCGGACCCCGATCCGCGCCCTGA
- a CDS encoding long-chain fatty acid--CoA ligase gives MTGGLADSVFELAERDPGRPQLARRAPDAPGGWVHVSAAELREEVVDVARGLVASGISPGNRIAIMARTRYEWTVLSCALWALGAEVVPLYPTSSHEQVEWILRDADCVGVVVEDEQGIMTVGSVCARLPRLRHVWQLDAGGLEQLVERGRPVPTATVDSLRRIVLPDSTAVVAYTSGTSGRPRGCALSHRSLAAPVDTLLAGWSRLAAPPGEQPAVLVFLPFSHVYGLTIQTLCLRGGFLMAHEPDLRWETLAGTLLSFRPTYLHGVPSVFERVYKSFLTSAERAGRGALFERAARTARDHAEAMERQRLGTGSGPGLDLRLQHALYEKGVYRKLRESLGGRLCGAVSGGSSLNRELALFFAGIGIVVHDGYGLTETSGGVTMQPLGREKFGTVGRPLPGIDLHVAQDGEILVRGPSLFQGYIHDEAGTAEVLQDGWLATGDLGRLDSEGYLTLTGRKKDVIVTSGGKSVAPAALEERLRMHPLIHQAVVVGDDRPCVGALITLDPEYLPHWRSVLAGQGEGQSRGAREENALRQEVTRAVAAANSAVSRSESIRVFRVLSEPFGQANGLLTPSLKLRRDEITSRYAAEIEAMYQSSRDTPPHPRGTAPALEAAAGWEEAEEDVFRRVR, from the coding sequence ATGACCGGCGGTCTCGCCGACAGTGTCTTCGAGCTGGCCGAGCGTGATCCCGGCCGTCCGCAGCTCGCCCGCCGCGCGCCGGACGCCCCCGGCGGGTGGGTCCACGTCAGCGCGGCGGAGCTGCGTGAGGAGGTCGTCGACGTCGCGCGGGGGCTGGTCGCCTCGGGGATCTCCCCGGGCAACCGGATCGCCATCATGGCCCGCACCCGGTACGAGTGGACGGTCCTCAGCTGCGCGCTGTGGGCGCTGGGCGCCGAGGTCGTCCCCCTCTACCCGACCTCCTCGCACGAGCAGGTGGAGTGGATCCTGCGGGACGCCGACTGCGTGGGCGTGGTGGTCGAGGACGAGCAGGGCATCATGACCGTCGGCTCGGTCTGCGCCCGGCTCCCCCGGCTGCGGCACGTGTGGCAGCTCGACGCGGGCGGACTGGAGCAACTGGTCGAGCGCGGTCGCCCGGTGCCGACGGCGACGGTCGACTCGCTGCGCCGCATCGTGCTGCCCGACTCCACCGCGGTCGTCGCCTACACCTCCGGCACCAGCGGCCGCCCCCGCGGCTGCGCGCTCAGCCACCGCAGCCTGGCCGCCCCCGTCGACACCCTGCTGGCGGGCTGGAGCCGGCTCGCGGCCCCGCCCGGGGAGCAGCCGGCCGTGCTGGTCTTCCTGCCGTTCTCCCACGTGTACGGGCTGACGATCCAGACGCTGTGCCTGCGCGGCGGTTTCCTGATGGCGCACGAACCCGATCTGCGGTGGGAGACCCTCGCCGGCACCCTGCTCTCCTTCCGCCCCACCTATCTGCACGGGGTGCCCTCGGTCTTCGAGCGGGTCTACAAGAGCTTCCTGACCTCGGCCGAGCGGGCCGGCCGGGGCGCGCTGTTCGAGCGTGCGGCACGGACCGCCCGGGACCACGCCGAGGCGATGGAGCGGCAGCGGCTGGGCACCGGTTCCGGGCCGGGACTCGATCTGCGGCTCCAGCACGCCCTCTACGAGAAGGGCGTGTACCGCAAACTCCGCGAGTCGCTCGGCGGCCGGCTGTGCGGCGCCGTCTCCGGGGGCTCCTCCCTCAACCGCGAACTCGCCCTGTTCTTCGCAGGCATCGGCATCGTCGTGCACGACGGCTACGGGCTGACGGAGACCAGCGGCGGCGTCACCATGCAGCCGCTGGGCCGGGAGAAGTTCGGCACGGTGGGCCGGCCACTGCCCGGCATCGACCTCCACGTGGCCCAGGACGGCGAGATCCTGGTCCGCGGGCCGTCCCTGTTCCAGGGGTACATCCACGACGAGGCCGGCACCGCGGAGGTGCTCCAGGACGGCTGGCTTGCCACCGGCGACCTGGGCCGGCTGGACTCCGAGGGCTATCTGACCCTCACCGGCCGCAAGAAGGACGTCATCGTCACCAGCGGCGGCAAGAGCGTCGCCCCGGCGGCCCTGGAGGAGCGGCTGCGGATGCACCCGCTGATCCATCAGGCCGTGGTCGTCGGCGACGACCGCCCGTGCGTGGGCGCGCTGATCACCCTCGACCCGGAGTACCTCCCCCACTGGCGCTCGGTACTGGCCGGCCAGGGCGAGGGCCAGAGTCGCGGGGCGCGCGAGGAGAACGCGCTGCGGCAGGAGGTGACCCGGGCCGTCGCCGCGGCCAACAGCGCGGTCTCGCGCTCGGAGTCCATCCGGGTCTTCCGGGTCCTGTCCGAGCCCTTCGGCCAGGCGAACGGCCTGCTCACCCCGTCCCTGAAACTGCGCAGGGACGAGATCACGAGCCGGTACGCCGCGGAGATCGAGGCGATGTACCAGTCCTCGCGCGACACGCCGCCGCACCCGCGCGGCACGGCCCCCGCCCTGGAGGCGGCGGCCGGCTGGGAGGAGGCGGAGGAGGACGTCTTCCGCCGCGTGCGCTGA
- a CDS encoding helix-turn-helix transcriptional regulator, translated as MANALQQIIRDRLDREGWSYGEVARRGGVPRSTVHHLATVDHMARMPQPATLEGLAKGLGLPLDTVRRAAAEACGIHVYAPGAQPGGDGGTVSSSDPDVDVLIASVQRLSSDDRRHVAALVESLLHRSPDGDGTERD; from the coding sequence GTGGCCAACGCACTGCAGCAGATCATCCGTGACCGGCTGGACCGCGAGGGCTGGTCGTACGGAGAGGTCGCCCGCCGCGGCGGTGTCCCCCGCTCCACCGTCCACCACCTGGCGACCGTCGACCACATGGCGCGCATGCCCCAGCCGGCCACCCTCGAAGGGCTCGCCAAAGGGCTCGGGCTGCCGCTGGACACCGTCCGCCGGGCCGCCGCCGAGGCCTGCGGCATCCACGTCTACGCGCCCGGCGCGCAGCCGGGCGGCGACGGCGGCACCGTCTCCTCCTCCGATCCGGACGTCGACGTCCTCATCGCCAGCGTGCAGCGGCTGTCCTCCGACGACCGCCGCCATGTGGCCGCCCTCGTCGAGTCCCTCCTGCACCGCTCCCCGGACGGGGACGGGACGGAGCGCGACTGA
- a CDS encoding TauD/TfdA dioxygenase family protein, whose protein sequence is MAAQTERDMQNIRNTSGIEVRPAAGYTGAEIHGVDLAAPLDDPVVAAVRAALLRWKVLFFRGQRLNHAGHVALARRFGTPVRPGRRGGASPADVPEVETTADRLELGGRFDMEHEEWLRRRRHSLLRGWHCDHGARIDPPAATILRAETVPPYGGDTTWSNLAAAYAGLSRPVREFVDGLRAEHRLGVGYQPRPGDDAYLRHLLDHQVATEHPLVRVHPESGERLLYVNGYYVEQIVDVSRAESAALLQMLLEQAVRPEYTVRFRWEPGSVAFWDNRATIHLAPGDTAHLDHPRVMHRVMLAGEVPVGVDSRPSVALTGTEPGRW, encoded by the coding sequence ATGGCGGCGCAGACGGAGCGGGACATGCAGAACATCCGGAACACCAGCGGCATCGAGGTGCGGCCGGCCGCGGGGTACACCGGGGCCGAGATCCACGGCGTGGACCTGGCCGCCCCGCTCGACGACCCGGTGGTCGCGGCGGTCCGGGCGGCGCTGCTGCGCTGGAAGGTCCTCTTCTTCCGCGGCCAGCGCCTGAACCACGCGGGCCACGTGGCCCTCGCCCGCCGGTTCGGCACGCCCGTGCGGCCCGGCCGGCGCGGCGGCGCCTCGCCCGCGGACGTGCCCGAGGTGGAGACGACGGCCGACCGGCTGGAGCTGGGCGGCCGGTTCGACATGGAGCACGAGGAGTGGCTGCGACGGCGCCGGCACTCGCTGCTGCGCGGCTGGCACTGCGACCACGGCGCCCGGATCGACCCGCCCGCGGCGACGATCCTGCGCGCCGAGACCGTGCCGCCGTACGGCGGGGACACCACCTGGTCCAATCTGGCGGCGGCGTACGCGGGACTGTCCCGGCCGGTGCGGGAGTTCGTCGACGGGCTGCGGGCCGAGCACCGGCTCGGCGTCGGCTACCAGCCGCGCCCCGGCGACGACGCCTACCTGCGCCACCTGCTCGACCACCAGGTCGCCACCGAGCACCCGCTGGTCCGGGTGCACCCCGAGAGCGGGGAGCGGCTGCTGTACGTCAACGGCTACTACGTCGAGCAGATCGTGGACGTCTCGCGCGCCGAGAGCGCGGCGCTCCTTCAGATGCTGCTGGAGCAGGCGGTACGGCCCGAATACACGGTGCGGTTCCGCTGGGAGCCGGGCAGCGTGGCGTTCTGGGACAACAGGGCCACCATCCACCTCGCCCCCGGCGACACCGCCCACCTCGACCATCCGCGGGTGATGCACCGGGTGATGCTGGCGGGCGAGGTGCCGGTGGGCGTCGACAGCCGGCCGTCGGTGGCGCTCACGGGCACGGAACCGGGCCGCTGGTGA